One Pseudodesulfovibrio cashew DNA window includes the following coding sequences:
- a CDS encoding P-II family nitrogen regulator → MKKIEIITRTFKLDEVKTALAGIGVKGMTVNEVKGFGRQGGHKEVYRGAEYQVDFVPKIKIDVVVEDDFAAQVVEAARDAARTGQVGDGKIFVSPVDEVVRIRTGETGDEAI, encoded by the coding sequence ATGAAGAAAATCGAAATCATCACCAGGACGTTCAAGCTCGACGAGGTCAAGACGGCCCTCGCCGGGATCGGCGTCAAGGGCATGACCGTCAACGAAGTCAAGGGATTCGGCCGCCAGGGCGGGCACAAGGAAGTGTACCGCGGCGCCGAATACCAGGTGGACTTCGTGCCCAAGATCAAGATCGATGTGGTCGTCGAGGACGACTTCGCCGCCCAGGTGGTCGAGGCCGCCAGGGACGCCGCCCGGACCGGGCAGGTGGGCGACGGCAAGATCTTTGTTTCCCCGGTGGACGAGGTGGTCCGCATCCGCACCGGCGAAACCGGCGATGAAGCCATCTAA
- the glnD gene encoding [protein-PII] uridylyltransferase: protein MQPDAHLPESAKRLKQARSDLWARAKNGSVGGFAWEYSHLVDQYFEDRILEAGGQRFAFTLVAVGGYGRGRLCPGSDVDVLLLFKRRIPSGAAAFVKKLLFPLWDLNFDLGHGVRTVADCLALAKKDFQVLASLLDARPLAGDADVFQAFRAAFDAKVLRRKGKVFAESLREHNRTRAAQYGDATGRLEPELKNGLGGLRDGQQVLWLSRVLEAMGGKPLFLPEELARLREDQAFVNRARTALHLAAGRKNDTLFFDLQPPTARLLGFAPQDGSPESMGRAVEFFLSRLHQAMTRIKAMRQALYQEGFPRPLERVPVLSVRNLGAGPQGIYFKSQAAATPENVLDAFLESSRTGLPLTWGARRLIRRDPGRIAARLIDKRQTLSILVEIFLSPRAEAACDGLLETRLLPAIFPEFGDVEHLIQFNDYHVHPVGRHTMAVIARLAAFRDGEPAWAGEIFARISDPKRLILAGFFHDLGKGQPSHSKAGARMARDVLARYGRDGETIEDVAFLVQHHLLIPKAATRHDLSDERVVLDVAATIGTPERLEMLYLLSVADSTATGPRAWNNWTRSLLSELYFKVKHLLDHGPLSGPDAAKRLAGVREEVLSASRDKDPEFIKAAMDAMPPRAFLAFDAPVLARQIAQVERFWKALAEDRIRKPSRIAGKGVNLVEAEPGRAKGTYRLTITALDRTGLFSTLAGAIALHGMSILAADLFIWKDGTAVDVFTVSDPPENLYLEEVWARISRSISYALLGKLDLAARLEERRRSPLTRDRSKPRLRPLVTVNNDLSDFYTIIEVAATDRTGFLFDMARVLAEHHLSIHLAKITTIKGRAADIFHVRDEDGQKVLDEGRIEVIRTALLTASGGPES, encoded by the coding sequence ATGCAGCCAGACGCCCATCTCCCCGAATCCGCCAAGCGCCTCAAGCAGGCCAGGAGCGACCTCTGGGCGCGGGCGAAAAATGGCTCGGTGGGTGGCTTTGCCTGGGAGTATTCCCATCTGGTCGACCAGTATTTCGAAGACCGCATCCTGGAGGCGGGCGGCCAGCGCTTCGCCTTCACCCTCGTGGCCGTGGGCGGTTACGGACGCGGTCGCCTCTGTCCCGGCTCCGACGTGGACGTGCTGCTCCTGTTCAAGCGGAGAATCCCCTCGGGTGCCGCTGCCTTCGTCAAGAAGCTCCTGTTCCCCTTGTGGGACCTCAATTTCGATCTCGGCCACGGCGTACGCACCGTCGCCGACTGCCTGGCCCTGGCCAAGAAGGACTTTCAGGTCCTGGCCTCGCTCCTGGACGCCCGGCCCCTGGCTGGTGACGCCGATGTCTTCCAGGCCTTCCGCGCCGCCTTCGACGCCAAGGTGCTCAGGCGCAAGGGCAAGGTGTTCGCCGAAAGCCTGCGTGAGCACAATCGGACGCGGGCCGCCCAGTACGGCGACGCCACGGGACGGTTGGAGCCCGAACTGAAGAACGGTCTGGGCGGCCTGCGCGACGGGCAGCAGGTCCTCTGGCTCTCCCGGGTGCTGGAGGCAATGGGCGGGAAACCCCTCTTCCTGCCCGAGGAGCTCGCCCGGCTGCGCGAGGACCAGGCTTTTGTCAACCGCGCCCGCACCGCTCTGCACCTGGCCGCCGGGCGCAAGAACGATACGCTCTTTTTCGACCTCCAGCCGCCCACCGCCCGGTTGCTGGGCTTCGCTCCGCAGGACGGCAGCCCCGAGTCCATGGGCCGCGCCGTGGAGTTCTTTCTTTCCCGGCTGCATCAGGCCATGACCCGTATCAAGGCCATGCGCCAGGCCCTGTATCAGGAGGGATTCCCGCGTCCGTTGGAAAGGGTCCCGGTCCTCTCGGTACGCAACCTCGGAGCCGGACCGCAGGGCATCTATTTCAAGTCCCAGGCCGCAGCCACGCCCGAGAATGTGCTCGACGCCTTCCTGGAGTCCTCGCGCACGGGTCTGCCCCTGACCTGGGGGGCGCGCAGGCTCATCCGGCGCGACCCCGGCAGGATTGCGGCCCGGCTGATCGACAAGCGGCAGACCCTATCCATCCTGGTGGAGATATTCCTGTCGCCCAGGGCCGAGGCCGCCTGCGACGGCTTGCTGGAGACACGGTTGCTCCCGGCCATCTTCCCCGAGTTTGGCGACGTGGAGCACCTCATCCAGTTCAATGACTACCACGTTCACCCCGTGGGGCGGCACACCATGGCCGTCATTGCCAGGCTCGCCGCCTTTCGGGACGGTGAACCGGCTTGGGCAGGCGAGATTTTCGCCCGGATAAGCGATCCCAAGCGGCTCATCCTGGCCGGTTTCTTTCATGACCTCGGCAAGGGACAGCCGAGCCATTCCAAGGCCGGGGCACGCATGGCCCGCGATGTCCTGGCTCGCTATGGAAGGGACGGGGAGACCATCGAGGACGTGGCCTTTCTGGTGCAGCACCACCTGCTCATCCCCAAGGCCGCCACCCGCCACGACCTCTCCGACGAGCGAGTGGTCCTGGACGTGGCCGCCACCATCGGGACCCCGGAGCGGCTGGAGATGCTCTACCTGCTCTCCGTGGCTGACTCCACGGCCACAGGGCCCCGGGCGTGGAACAACTGGACCCGCTCGCTCCTTTCCGAGCTGTATTTCAAGGTGAAGCACCTGCTGGACCACGGCCCGCTCTCCGGGCCGGACGCGGCCAAACGGCTGGCCGGTGTCAGGGAAGAGGTCCTGTCCGCCAGCCGGGACAAGGACCCGGAGTTCATCAAGGCGGCCATGGACGCCATGCCTCCGCGCGCCTTTCTCGCCTTTGACGCACCAGTGCTGGCCCGGCAGATCGCCCAGGTGGAGCGGTTCTGGAAGGCTCTTGCCGAGGACCGAATCCGCAAGCCCTCCCGCATCGCGGGCAAGGGTGTGAACCTGGTCGAGGCGGAGCCGGGCCGGGCCAAGGGCACCTACCGGCTGACCATCACGGCCCTGGACCGCACCGGCCTCTTCTCCACCCTGGCCGGGGCCATCGCCCTGCACGGCATGTCCATTCTGGCCGCCGATCTTTTCATTTGGAAGGACGGCACCGCCGTGGACGTGTTTACGGTCAGCGACCCGCCGGAGAATCTCTATCTGGAAGAAGTCTGGGCCCGTATTTCCCGTTCCATCAGCTACGCCCTGCTGGGCAAGCTCGACCTTGCGGCCCGGCTGGAGGAGAGGCGGAGGTCGCCCCTGACCCGGGATCGGTCCAAACCCCGACTCAGGCCGTTGGTCACCGTGAACAACGATCTGAGCGATTTCTATACGATCATAGAGGTGGCGGCCACGGACCGCACCGGCTTCCTGTTCGATATGGCGCGGGTTCTGGCCGAGCACCATCTCTCAATTCATCTTGCCAAGATAACGACCATCAAGGGCCGGGCAGCCGACATCTTCCACGTGCGGGACGAGGACGGCCAGAAGGTGCTGGACGAAGGCCGCATCGAGGTCATTCGCACTGCGCTGCTCACCGCCTCGGGCGGCCCGGAGAGTTGA
- a CDS encoding glycosyltransferase — protein MTEPVSVYHHTGLESSGGATRVARLLMEAQAEAGIEANLSFELGEGPDSAAILPGDFGRYLPRGAVAHVHCTGDWPALLEAIPPGRRTVITLHDCELFTGGCPYPLDCPELNAGCVPACPRKFPGAADLRKEKLRQIHRLEPALAAPSRWLARLAKTHLFRPVTVIPNGIPWPERPTSKREARSRLGINPAARVVLFTAHGATDAAYKSGNRWKSIWSALKANVPEALCFTVGGDTAGRDGDLVVWPYVRREQLALIMAASDLLLYPTKADNHSLVLLEAMAQALPAVAYGVGGVPEQITDQATGILVEPGNEHAFIQAATTLLTSGSACRELGQAAFAAGKKRFTAERMAADYLKLYRKQAD, from the coding sequence ATGACGGAACCGGTTTCGGTCTACCACCATACGGGTCTGGAATCTTCCGGTGGAGCCACGCGCGTGGCCAGACTGCTCATGGAAGCCCAGGCCGAGGCGGGCATTGAGGCCAACCTCAGCTTCGAGTTGGGGGAGGGCCCTGATTCCGCCGCGATCCTGCCCGGCGATTTCGGAAGATACCTGCCCAGGGGGGCCGTGGCCCATGTCCACTGCACCGGAGACTGGCCCGCGCTGCTGGAGGCCATTCCGCCCGGCCGCCGGACCGTCATAACCCTGCACGACTGCGAGTTGTTCACCGGCGGCTGCCCCTACCCGCTGGATTGTCCGGAGTTGAACGCGGGGTGCGTCCCGGCCTGCCCGCGCAAGTTTCCGGGGGCCGCGGACCTGCGAAAGGAAAAGCTTCGCCAGATTCATCGCCTCGAACCGGCGCTTGCCGCTCCATCCCGATGGCTGGCCCGGCTGGCCAAAACCCACCTTTTCCGGCCCGTGACCGTTATCCCCAACGGCATCCCCTGGCCTGAGCGGCCGACAAGCAAACGAGAGGCCCGGAGCCGACTCGGAATCAATCCGGCAGCGCGAGTGGTCCTGTTCACAGCTCACGGCGCCACTGACGCAGCATACAAGTCAGGCAACCGCTGGAAATCCATCTGGAGTGCGCTCAAGGCCAACGTGCCCGAGGCCCTTTGCTTCACTGTGGGAGGTGATACCGCCGGCCGCGACGGCGATCTGGTGGTCTGGCCCTATGTGAGGCGCGAACAACTGGCCCTGATCATGGCCGCCTCGGACCTGCTCCTCTACCCGACCAAGGCGGACAACCACTCGCTCGTCCTGCTGGAGGCCATGGCCCAGGCCCTGCCAGCCGTGGCCTACGGCGTGGGCGGCGTGCCCGAGCAGATCACGGACCAAGCGACCGGCATCCTTGTGGAGCCAGGGAACGAACACGCCTTTATCCAGGCCGCCACAACCCTGCTGACCAGTGGCTCCGCCTGCCGCGAACTGGGCCAGGCCGCATTTGCCGCCGGGAAGAAACGCTTCACCGCCGAACGGATGGCGGCGGATTACCTGAAGCTCTACCGGAAACAGGCCGACTAA
- a CDS encoding bifunctional acetate--CoA ligase family protein/GNAT family N-acetyltransferase → MSVTNLQYLFKPRSVAVIGATNDPRNAGNIVMRNIMAGGFMGPVMPVSSEAEAIAGVLTHPSVKHLPKTPDLAIVCSPLDEVPEIIHSLKERGTRGAVLMGAGFAAMNREERQDIKETILSIANPPDIRIIGPKSLGFMVPSLNLNASLAHSDVAPGKVAFISQSDSLFATVLDWARAKGIGFSHMIALGSRIDVSFSDILDYLGSDPLTRSIMLYVESIKDAREFMSAARAASRNKPVLVIRPGQALDTVLGDLKLRETGDHRLVDAVYDVAFRRAGMLRVENIDGLFDAAQTLGTPKHVFGKKLAILTNGTSAGILAADRLLAGGGELAKLDETTINAISEVLGEDNWSRSNPVDIPFNADGKDYAQVLKLLLKDKNSNGILVMHVPWTAQPDVEVAEALRDALKRVKRMVLTAWLGSGTAEEARETFRRADIPTYDSPTQAVRAFLYMAEYLRNQELLIETPDSLPSDFFPDTNTAREIVSKALEQGRESLTEPEAKDILASYGVPVVETRIAVSAKEAVIAADKLGYPVAIKLRSPQVPQPYDVGGVLLDLETPERVWEGAASILARCTRERPDAYIEGFTVQKMGRRPGAHELFISANVDPVFGPVLAFGHGGMAREMIQDKALTLPPLSMSLAKELVGRTRIATLLKGTPSQPPVDIDDICLTLIQISQLFIDVPQITSIDINPFYADSEGVLALGGKIAIAPFEGHGEKRLAIRPYPRELEECVILKNGRKVTIRPIRPEDEDTHRAFLAQLSDEDLRLRFFGVVQRDFDHKDIARFTQIDYDREMAFIATSMNENGEPETLGVMRTNTRPDNSEAEFAIVVRSDQKGAGLGSVLFHKGIRYTQDRGTKQLTGQTMVENKAMQGLSKKFGFKIMPDPHDEDLVDMVLDMEKADG, encoded by the coding sequence ATGAGCGTCACCAATCTCCAATACCTGTTCAAGCCACGATCCGTCGCAGTCATCGGCGCCACCAACGACCCGCGCAACGCAGGCAACATTGTCATGCGAAACATCATGGCGGGCGGCTTCATGGGCCCGGTCATGCCCGTGTCCAGCGAGGCCGAGGCCATCGCCGGGGTTCTGACCCATCCGTCGGTCAAGCACCTGCCCAAGACACCGGACCTGGCCATCGTCTGCTCCCCGCTGGATGAAGTGCCCGAGATCATTCACTCTCTTAAGGAGCGAGGCACCCGTGGCGCGGTGCTCATGGGTGCGGGATTCGCCGCCATGAACCGGGAGGAACGACAGGACATCAAGGAAACCATCCTGTCCATCGCCAATCCGCCCGATATCAGGATCATCGGCCCAAAGTCACTGGGATTCATGGTTCCCTCACTGAACCTGAACGCCTCTCTGGCGCACTCGGACGTGGCTCCCGGCAAGGTGGCCTTCATCTCCCAGTCCGACTCCCTGTTTGCCACGGTCCTTGACTGGGCGCGCGCCAAAGGCATCGGTTTTTCGCACATGATCGCACTGGGCAGCCGCATCGATGTCTCCTTTTCCGACATCCTGGACTACCTCGGCTCCGACCCTCTGACCCGGTCCATCATGCTCTATGTCGAGTCCATCAAGGACGCCCGCGAGTTCATGTCCGCGGCTCGGGCAGCATCGCGCAACAAGCCCGTGCTGGTCATCCGGCCCGGACAGGCCCTGGACACGGTGCTCGGCGACCTCAAGCTCCGGGAAACCGGAGACCACCGGCTGGTGGACGCGGTCTACGACGTGGCCTTCCGCCGGGCGGGCATGCTCCGCGTGGAAAACATTGATGGCCTGTTTGACGCGGCCCAGACCCTGGGTACGCCCAAGCACGTGTTCGGCAAGAAGCTGGCCATCCTGACCAACGGGACCAGCGCGGGCATCCTGGCTGCCGACCGACTCCTCGCCGGCGGCGGCGAGCTGGCCAAACTGGACGAAACGACCATCAATGCCATCAGCGAAGTGCTCGGCGAGGACAACTGGTCGCGCTCCAACCCCGTGGATATTCCGTTCAATGCAGACGGCAAGGACTACGCCCAGGTGCTCAAGCTGCTGCTCAAGGACAAGAACTCCAACGGCATTCTGGTCATGCACGTGCCCTGGACCGCCCAGCCGGACGTGGAAGTGGCGGAAGCGCTTCGCGATGCGCTCAAGCGAGTCAAGCGCATGGTCCTGACTGCCTGGCTCGGCTCGGGCACGGCCGAGGAGGCACGCGAGACATTCCGCCGAGCGGACATCCCCACCTACGACTCCCCCACCCAGGCGGTCCGCGCGTTCCTGTACATGGCCGAATACCTGCGCAACCAGGAGCTGCTGATCGAGACTCCGGACTCGCTGCCGTCGGATTTCTTCCCGGACACCAATACGGCGCGGGAGATCGTCAGCAAAGCGCTCGAACAGGGACGGGAATCCCTGACCGAACCCGAGGCCAAAGATATCCTGGCCTCCTACGGCGTGCCCGTGGTGGAGACACGCATCGCGGTCTCGGCCAAGGAAGCGGTCATCGCGGCAGACAAGCTCGGCTACCCCGTGGCCATCAAGCTACGCAGTCCCCAGGTCCCCCAACCCTATGACGTGGGCGGCGTGCTCCTCGACCTAGAAACACCCGAACGCGTCTGGGAAGGCGCGGCTTCCATCCTTGCCCGCTGCACGCGAGAGAGGCCGGATGCCTACATCGAGGGCTTCACGGTCCAGAAGATGGGGCGCAGGCCGGGTGCGCACGAGTTGTTCATCTCCGCCAACGTGGACCCGGTCTTCGGCCCGGTCCTGGCCTTCGGCCACGGCGGCATGGCCCGCGAAATGATTCAGGACAAGGCCCTGACCCTGCCCCCGCTGTCCATGTCCCTGGCCAAGGAACTGGTCGGGCGTACGCGCATCGCCACGCTGCTGAAGGGCACGCCCTCGCAGCCCCCGGTGGACATCGACGACATCTGCCTGACCCTCATCCAGATTTCCCAGCTCTTCATCGACGTGCCCCAGATCACGTCCATCGACATCAACCCGTTCTACGCGGACAGCGAAGGTGTGCTCGCCCTGGGCGGCAAGATCGCCATCGCCCCGTTCGAGGGGCACGGGGAGAAACGGCTGGCCATCCGGCCCTACCCCCGCGAACTGGAGGAGTGCGTGATCCTCAAGAACGGCCGCAAGGTGACCATACGGCCCATCCGGCCCGAGGACGAAGACACCCACCGCGCCTTCCTGGCTCAGCTCTCGGACGAAGACCTCCGGCTGCGCTTCTTCGGCGTGGTCCAGCGCGACTTCGACCACAAGGACATAGCCCGCTTCACCCAGATCGACTATGACCGGGAGATGGCCTTTATCGCCACGTCCATGAACGAAAACGGCGAACCCGAAACTCTGGGCGTCATGCGCACCAACACCCGGCCCGACAACTCCGAGGCGGAATTCGCCATTGTGGTCCGCTCCGACCAGAAAGGTGCGGGGCTGGGCTCCGTACTCTTCCACAAGGGTATCCGCTACACCCAGGATCGCGGCACCAAACAGCTCACCGGGCAAACCATGGTAGAAAACAAAGCCATGCAGGGACTGTCCAAGAAGTTCGGCTTCAAGATCATGCCCGATCCGCATGACGAGGACCTGGTCGACATGGTTCTGGACATGGAGAAGGCGGACGGTTGA
- a CDS encoding GEVED domain-containing protein: MKKMILIAAVAALGILICSGPALAHFFPSYPYTSWPWPTQPVPEPDPTPEYPELTVEYIRTATGAEASVSTAPGYTQVSHTTDYWQRLGNQWLVNDGVDWSVDGGASWGHDVMHWGHSVIFRFDFQRTDDGLHEYDQLKSWIDWNGDKDWDDAGEQLIAEKWYQWDPSEEKPFYFDNYRLDNGLPVNLIQQYFFAEVVVPDYAVLGETWLRARVHCTETPFEDFSWDNNVTQGEVEDYAVIIASPEPSTFLLLGAGLLALLWAGARRNREAKVRA, encoded by the coding sequence ATGAAGAAAATGATATTGATCGCCGCAGTGGCGGCTCTGGGCATCCTGATATGCAGCGGACCGGCCCTGGCCCATTTTTTCCCTTCTTATCCGTATACGTCATGGCCCTGGCCCACCCAACCGGTGCCCGAGCCCGATCCCACTCCCGAGTACCCCGAATTGACCGTGGAGTATATCCGCACCGCCACCGGAGCGGAGGCGAGCGTGAGCACCGCTCCCGGTTACACCCAGGTTTCTCATACCACCGACTATTGGCAGCGCCTGGGCAACCAGTGGCTGGTCAACGACGGGGTGGACTGGTCCGTTGACGGCGGCGCCTCCTGGGGACACGATGTGATGCATTGGGGGCACTCCGTGATTTTCCGTTTTGATTTCCAGCGCACCGACGATGGGCTGCACGAGTACGATCAGCTCAAGAGCTGGATCGACTGGAACGGCGATAAGGATTGGGACGACGCGGGAGAGCAGCTCATCGCCGAGAAATGGTACCAGTGGGACCCGAGCGAAGAAAAGCCCTTCTATTTCGACAACTACAGGTTGGACAACGGCCTGCCGGTCAACCTGATCCAGCAGTATTTCTTTGCCGAAGTGGTCGTCCCGGACTATGCCGTCCTCGGCGAGACCTGGCTGCGGGCCCGGGTGCACTGCACCGAAACGCCTTTTGAAGATTTCAGCTGGGATAACAACGTGACGCAGGGTGAGGTTGAGGACTATGCCGTGATCATCGCTTCGCCCGAGCCGTCCACGTTCCTCCTGCTCGGCGCGGGGCTGCTCGCGCTGCTCTGGGCCGGAGCCCGGCGGAACCGTGAGGCCAAGGTCCGAGCCTGA